The sequence TTTTAGGGTCGACCACGCTGACGAAGGTCCCTCCGTCCTTGCTTATTTTGATCAGACCGGCGGCGGACAGCCGCTTTATATGATAGGAGAGGGTGGACTTGGACACTGCCACCAGGAGCATCAGGTCAGAAAAGCTGACGCTGCCCCGGTCCAGGGCGTGCATGAGTATGGCCCGGGTAGAACGATTGCGGAGATGGGACAGGATCTTACGGTCTGTGAGAATAAAACCCTCCGAAAGGAAGTAGCGCTGATGGTTCCCCTCTTCCTCAGCCCGGATCATGCCTGCGTCCGTGAGCACTCGCAGATGATATGTGAGCATACCCACCTGCAGGTCCAGCTCCCTCTCCATCTCTCTCATATATGTACCTGGCCTGGAACGTATGAACTCGAATATCCTACGGCGGCTCTCCAGGTCCAGGGGCTCGTCCATCGATATCATCCCTTTAACAGAGCCAGGTAGTTCGTGCCGATTATTAGGATCAATACCAGCACCACCAGGTTAGGTATGCCCCACACCGCATCATCGGTAAGCTCCCCGAAAAGCGCCATGGCCGAGAGTGCGGTGAACCCCAGGAAGGAGAGCATGACCCAGGTCATCCTCCTTCCCCTGACCCTTCTCCAGGCCTGCACGCTGACCACAAGCATTATGACCGAAAGACCGAGCAGCACGATCCTCAAGGCCAAATCCAAAGGTTGCATGATTGTTCCATACCCTTTTTGGCAATAAACCGTTATGGTTCAATCATCGAACCGATGGGAAATTGTTTATGGACGTTCCCCTTAGATAATTCCATGGGCGATCTAGTGATAGGGCTGGAGTTCGTGGTCGCGGCCATCGTTTCCATACTCGTCATCTCCAACCCCATCTCCACATCGGCCGTTTTCATCACCTTGACCGAAGGGATGAGCCACGAACAGCGGCGAGGGATAGCTGCGAAGAGCATTCGTTATTCCGGGGGCATATTGATCTTCTTCGCCCTAACTGGCCTCTTGGTGTTCCAGATTTTCGGTTTTGGCGTGGGGGCTTTCCGCATCGCCGGGGGCGTCCTGCTTTTCAGCACCGCGGTTGGCATGCTCAACCCCAGGGAGAGCGGGGTGAATGTCGAGGAGCGTTTTAGGGATATCGCCCTCATTCCATTGGCCATACCTTTCACTAGCGGGCCTGGGACCATCGTTACCGTAGTGGTCCTGATGTCAGAATCAATGAATCTGATATCTGAACACGGAGTGCTCACCGGCGGCCTAGCCGTCCTAGGAGTCTATATCGGTATCGCCGTGACCATCACCATATCTTATTTTATGATGGTCCAGTCGGAGCGTATAGATCGGTTCTTCGGGGAGGGCGGGAGGAAGGTGGTCACCCGTCTGATGGGGCTGCTGGTCATGGCC comes from Methanomassiliicoccales archaeon and encodes:
- a CDS encoding helix-turn-helix domain-containing protein; the encoded protein is MDEPLDLESRRRIFEFIRSRPGTYMREMERELDLQVGMLTYHLRVLTDAGMIRAEEEGNHQRYFLSEGFILTDRKILSHLRNRSTRAILMHALDRGSVSFSDLMLLVAVSKSTLSYHIKRLSAAGLIKISKDGGTFVSVVDPKKLADLLVWVEGDMERDAADALIDIWNRMRND
- a CDS encoding MarC family protein; protein product: MGDLVIGLEFVVAAIVSILVISNPISTSAVFITLTEGMSHEQRRGIAAKSIRYSGGILIFFALTGLLVFQIFGFGVGAFRIAGGVLLFSTAVGMLNPRESGVNVEERFRDIALIPLAIPFTSGPGTIVTVVVLMSESMNLISEHGVLTGGLAVLGVYIGIAVTITISYFMMVQSERIDRFFGEGGRKVVTRLMGLLVMAISIQFVINGIMDILPEFARVLQDSGFIL